CAAAACTTTGCGTCTATGTCCATTGAGAGCGGAGCCAACTTCGGTTACTACGCGATCTACCGAATACCCATGTTCAGTAGCGAAAGCTAGTACTCGTGCCACTTGTCTGTCTAGGTCTTGTTTTTGGTCAGAGGAGGATACTCGCGCATAGCCCAGTGACGATCCGTGTTGTGGATCTTCCGATGCTAAATCT
This sequence is a window from Ferrimicrobium sp.. Protein-coding genes within it:
- a CDS encoding recombinase family protein translates to MTINIGYSCSADWALSQGRHPLTAYRWYRTGKMPVQAPKVGQLILVRDLASEDPQHGSSLGYARVSSSDQKQDLDRQVARVLAFATEHGYSVDRVVTEVGSALNGHRRKVL